Within the Mugil cephalus isolate CIBA_MC_2020 chromosome 1, CIBA_Mcephalus_1.1, whole genome shotgun sequence genome, the region TgacaaatgttaaaatgtccccTTTTGCGCTTCACGGTGAACATTTACCTCCATGCATCCAAAGTCCACTACACTAATGCTATTAAGATTGCAAAAAGGAAGCAGAAAAGCTCCAGCACCAAAACCTTGACTCCTGACAACGGATTTTATAGAATGTCACATAAAGTATATCTTATGTCTGTATTCCTGTTGAGAGACATGTCAGGGTGTTCAtttgttacataaaaaatactgaatCAATTCAACATTTACTCAGTAAAagcaaatgctttttttattgtaatcaAGGACGACGCTGGCTGCTCAGGCTCGGCGGAGGTGCTGGAGCTTGAAGACCAGCACACTAGAGAGAGAGGCATCTGCTGACTCCGATCTGAGCAAAAGGTTTAAATCTCCCAGGCGTGACCGTTTCTGTCCAAGAGCTTGCAtgagataaaacaaacacaaggatTTCTCTCTGTGAGGTTGATATCTACAGGATGGTTAACACACAGGAAACATTCACCCACAGACTATGTTGTCTTATGGCATCTCGTAACTATTGTTGTGACAGAAAGAATATggctgaaaggaggaggaacataCGTCAGTACAGATCAAATTGTGCTTTTACATAGGTTGAGGTTTGGTCTTTACAGTGATGagtttaaaaatgcaaatatctgaCTGCTGATCTGTGACTCTGAGAGGTTGGACTCTTAACAAATCTGATAAGAAATTAGTTTTATCGGTGACAGAAGCCATCGATCACACAACAATGGAGTGCTTGGATCCGAGTGGCACTAAAATTGGCCATAACTCTGCGGAGTCTCCACTACTCAGACTGAGTGGGCATTTCGTCATCGACTGGTGTGCTGACTTGCATAGTAATGAAGTCTTATTCTTCATCCAATGTGATCGCCCTGAAAGTCAATGTTGCCTGTGTATCATCTCTGGTAGCGTTGCCAGTAGTGCTGCGCATTCGTCCCTGGACTTCCTCCGGCTTCAATTTTATTCTTCCTTCATCTACGGGAGCAATGTGGCGCTCTGAATAGCAATCATCGCTTTGTTTGCAAATAGCAGGACAAGAGGATACAGATTTCTCAGAATATGAGCCTGGCCGACAACAAGGAGCATAAGTGCCTCTGACATGTTTCAGCCGGTGCTGAAAAGACTACGGAGATTCATCCAACAATGTATTAGGTTCATTTATTGGCTCTCTGAAATGCTTGAGCAACTGTCAGCTCAGTAATCACACCCTCACCTCTACTCATTATGTAACACGACTGCACTGGCATCACGTGTAGACTGGGAGTCTAAAACTACAATTTCCAAAGCTTCTTTCATGCATTTGTGAGCACATCTCGTCTCAAACGTAATTGTTTTGTTCTCTGGCTCTCAATCTCTCATGCTCCAATCATAAATCCCGAAAGGCATAGTCTTTCTAATTCTTTCCATCTGTCAATCCtgctttgtgtatttgaattCAATACGAAAAGTCTTCATCTTTTGGAGaggattatatattttttttaaaaaagaaagctttttcatttatttctacatCTGCTCCTGTAGGTTGAGGTAACTGCGTAACAAAGATCACAGGAAAGCACAACTTGTACGACACACAATAGCAGTACAACAGAAAACTCTATTTCAAATAATGAGACCAAGCAGTGAGGATATATACTGATCGGCCACAACACTGAGGCAGGAGACAGGAGTAAATAAAGTATTAACATTGACCTTTTTACAATACAATCTTCTGCTGGGGAACCTGGCAtttgtatggatgttactttgacatgtaggctgccacccacctagaccggaccagccacccccagcaggacgcagcctgacacagatgcacacaccaAACAGGCTCGGCACAATTCACAGaacataaggtgttgacctggcctccaaattcactagatcccaaactaatatCTGTGTATATATCTGTGGGAAGCACTGGAACAagccagaggcccctcccttcaacccataaaAACAAATGGGGGACATAAATACCCCCACCAACGACATTCTTTTGCCAGACCCCAcgggacgccctcagaaggacTATGTCCATTTTCTAATGAGTCActactgctttggaggcacaagggagacctacacaatatcaggaaggtggtcataatgttatgcctgatcggtgtagatgTAAATGTACACTCTTTCAACATGCATTCGCTCCGTTTTAGATGGGAAATGCTTCAGACACGTCTGCTGCATTTGTCTCCACCATCTCCAAGGAACACGATATCCTCATGGGTTCAGTCTACAGTGTATTTTGTGAGTCTCCACAACAAACCAACCTCTGCTGTGTTGATCTTTTGCTGGCTTCACGCATCTCTACCCAGGCTCagcccttttctctttttttttctgcgcagGTATACTATCGCTCATAGGAAACAGCATTCTGCTACTTGTTGCCTATCACAAGCGATCAACCTTAAAGCCTGCAGAGTTCTTCAtcattaatctctccatcagtgacCTTGGGATGACACTCTCTCTATTTCCATTGGCAATACCATCATCTTTTTCACACAGGTATCTGACATGTCCCTTTAATCTCTCTATTGATATCTCAGGATTAAATTATTAACTCAGTGAATAATAATCATTCGATGCAGGACTACAAGCCCTTTGTTCCTCTTCTGTGTGCAGGTGGCTGTTTGGAGAAGTCATGTGCCAGTTCTATGCTATGTGTGGAGTGCTGTTTGGTCTGTGCAGCTTGACAAACCTAACAGCCCTGTCCTTAGTGTGCTGCCTTAAAGTCTGCATCCCCAACCACGGTGAGAGGCCGATAATCATCATGTCAGCAATATCACAAAGACGAACAGAAAACAATTACCATGTCTCTCTATCTCCCCTTTAATCAGGTAACAGGTTCTCCTCCTCACATGCCCGCCTCCTGGTGGCTGGAGTGTGGTGTTACGCGTCCGTATTTGCAGTGGGACCCTTGGCACAATGGGGACATTACAGTTCCGAGCCTTACGGCACAGCGTGCTGCATTGACTGGCATGCGCCCAACCACGAGCTTTCAGCTTTGTCTTACATTATctgcctttttgtcttttgctaCGCGCTGCCCTGCACCGTCATCTTCCTCTCCTACACTTTCATTCTGCTGACAGTGCGTGGGTCACGTCAGGCCGTCCAGCAGCATGTGTCACCGCAGACCAAGACCACCAATGCACACGCTCTCATCGTCAAGGTCAGAGCGTAGGACTGTCGCTTCAGCGCCACTGAATTCAAGTTCTGCTGACGCCTCAACACCATTTACCGTTGACAGTAATATGAAACTAATCTGCCGCTCTTGTTTTTGCTGTATTAATGTGCGTATGCTTCTTCTCCACAGTTGTCAATAGCAGTATGTATAGGCTTCCTGGGTGCCTGGAGTCCCTACGCTGCCGTGGCCATGTGGGCTGCGTTTGGAGATGCCACACAAGTTCCTCCTACTCTGTTTGCCTTGGCCGCCGTGTTTGCCAAGTCCTCCACCATCTACAACCCCATGGTCTACCTGCTGTGCAAGCCCAACTTCCGTGAGTGTTTATACAGAGACACGTCTATGTTCCGACAGATGATCTACAGGGGAAGTTCGCAGTCGGAGCCAAAAGAGCGCTTAGGATCCACCTCGCAAAGGAACAAGGACTTGAGCGTCTCCACTCGTTTTTCAAACGGACAGCAGGACAACTACGGGGCATGTCTGCCCTGCACTAAGAACGCAACACCCCAAAGGACTGCCTGCATCCTGAGTGGATCAACCTACACAGAGgtgacagtcagccagctctcAGCCAAACCACAGGTGAATTCCCTCTAGTGCCACGACCTTCCTTTCATAACGCaaacaagacaggaaacaggctcaaaaagacagagacaacaacaaTAGGCCTGCACAAGTAAGAATGAGCAAAGACTTGACAGTCTGACAACCATACACACCAGCAGGACCTTTGACAACTTGCTTCCTGAAATACTTCAATTACTCTTTTATtgtaaaatgaaatttcaaaaaCTGTCAAGATTTACTACGTAATGTGAGGCTGGTAAATGTGATGACCTCTACGCCAgcttctttc harbors:
- the opn7d gene encoding opsin 7, group member d; protein product: MGNASDTSAAFVSTISKEHDILMGSVYSVFCILSLIGNSILLLVAYHKRSTLKPAEFFIINLSISDLGMTLSLFPLAIPSSFSHRWLFGEVMCQFYAMCGVLFGLCSLTNLTALSLVCCLKVCIPNHGNRFSSSHARLLVAGVWCYASVFAVGPLAQWGHYSSEPYGTACCIDWHAPNHELSALSYIICLFVFCYALPCTVIFLSYTFILLTVRGSRQAVQQHVSPQTKTTNAHALIVKLSIAVCIGFLGAWSPYAAVAMWAAFGDATQVPPTLFALAAVFAKSSTIYNPMVYLLCKPNFRECLYRDTSMFRQMIYRGSSQSEPKERLGSTSQRNKDLSVSTRFSNGQQDNYGACLPCTKNATPQRTACILSGSTYTEVTVSQLSAKPQVNSL